A stretch of the Xanthocytophaga agilis genome encodes the following:
- a CDS encoding AraC family transcriptional regulator produces MQRFNQYEPFNVFRFEVTEWPYPLHNHSYFEIIFIEKGQGIHCLNEHQFTYQEGDVFLLRPQDYHIFAIASSTQFCYLRFTESFFQNNQEPHWQQTIDYLFNTPYHIHGSLVKMEEEKKRLHGLLAVLIHEYEHRQKPFAENILTYIMRSVLSLLARNIFEQSFLTEKETPKRSHLLDSILVYVRQHIYSPEKLRMEQLADHLHYSANYLSIFFKRQMGESLQQYILRYKLKLVESRLVYSDWSISQIAFELGFSDESHLNKLFKKYYQYTPGDFRKRMIESKTTAALKDFA; encoded by the coding sequence ATGCAACGTTTTAATCAATATGAACCATTCAATGTATTCCGTTTCGAAGTAACAGAATGGCCATACCCATTGCACAATCACAGTTATTTTGAGATTATTTTTATTGAAAAGGGTCAAGGTATTCATTGCCTGAATGAGCACCAGTTTACCTATCAGGAAGGGGATGTTTTTTTACTACGCCCTCAGGATTATCATATCTTTGCAATAGCCTCTTCAACACAGTTCTGTTACCTGCGATTTACAGAGTCTTTCTTCCAAAACAATCAGGAGCCTCACTGGCAACAGACCATTGATTATCTGTTTAATACTCCTTATCACATACATGGCAGCTTGGTCAAAATGGAAGAAGAGAAAAAGCGTTTGCACGGACTACTGGCAGTATTAATTCATGAGTATGAACATCGGCAGAAACCATTTGCAGAGAATATCCTTACTTACATCATGCGATCTGTACTAAGTTTATTGGCAAGAAATATATTTGAGCAATCTTTTTTGACAGAAAAAGAGACACCCAAACGATCACATTTACTAGACTCAATATTAGTATATGTCAGACAACATATTTATTCACCCGAAAAACTCCGGATGGAACAGTTAGCAGATCATCTGCATTATTCTGCCAATTATCTGAGTATCTTTTTCAAGCGACAAATGGGAGAATCTCTCCAACAGTATATTCTTCGTTACAAACTCAAGCTGGTAGAGAGTCGTTTGGTATACAGTGACTGGAGTATATCTCAGATTGCTTTTGAATTGGGATTCTCAGATGAGAGCCATCTCAACAAATTATTCAAAAAATATTACCAATATACCCCAGGAGATTTCCGAAAACGGATGATTGAGTCAAAAACAACAGCGGCACTAAAAGATTTTGCATAA
- a CDS encoding Gfo/Idh/MocA family oxidoreductase, which yields MKNTDIFSITHKASRRSFLQSAGTMALGASFLPWLAESSQAENLLQDNKPLGIALVGLGYYSAHQLAPALQQTKFCKLTGIVTGTPSKATEWEKKYTIPKKNIYDYKTIDRIADNKDIDIVYIVLPNSMHAEYTIRALQAGKHVICEKPMAVSVKECQQMIDAAKKANRQLSIGYRLHYTPHHQEVMKYGREKTFGKVKIVETSDGFKIGDPNQWRLKKALAGGGAMMDIGIYALQGSRYTVGEEPVSVWAQEFKTDSVKFKEVDETILWQLKFPGGAVANSSCSYAAGLERLFATCEDGWFEMGPCYGYGAIKGRTSKGDMNLPQLNHQAAQMDDFAQCILTNKPTRTPGEEGLKDMRVIEAIYRSIETGKVVPLS from the coding sequence ATGAAAAATACAGATATATTCTCTATTACCCACAAAGCTTCCCGCCGTTCCTTTCTTCAAAGTGCTGGTACTATGGCTTTGGGTGCTTCTTTTTTACCATGGCTGGCGGAATCTTCTCAGGCAGAAAATCTGCTGCAAGATAATAAACCACTAGGTATAGCTTTAGTGGGATTAGGATACTATAGTGCCCACCAACTGGCTCCTGCCTTGCAACAAACCAAATTTTGCAAACTTACAGGAATTGTAACTGGCACTCCTTCCAAAGCAACAGAATGGGAGAAAAAATATACAATTCCTAAAAAGAATATCTATGACTACAAGACAATAGACCGTATTGCCGATAATAAGGATATAGATATAGTATACATCGTATTACCTAATTCCATGCATGCCGAATATACAATTCGGGCTTTGCAGGCAGGCAAGCATGTGATTTGTGAAAAACCGATGGCAGTATCTGTGAAAGAATGCCAGCAGATGATAGATGCTGCTAAAAAAGCCAATCGCCAGCTTTCTATAGGATATAGATTACATTATACTCCTCATCACCAGGAGGTGATGAAATATGGACGTGAAAAAACATTTGGAAAAGTTAAGATTGTAGAAACCAGTGATGGATTTAAGATTGGCGATCCCAATCAGTGGCGTTTGAAAAAAGCACTGGCAGGTGGAGGTGCCATGATGGATATTGGTATTTATGCCTTACAAGGAAGTCGCTATACAGTTGGAGAAGAGCCTGTCTCTGTATGGGCGCAGGAATTCAAAACAGATTCAGTGAAGTTTAAAGAAGTAGATGAGACAATCTTATGGCAGTTGAAGTTTCCAGGTGGTGCTGTTGCCAACTCGTCATGTAGTTATGCTGCAGGCCTGGAACGCTTGTTTGCTACCTGTGAAGATGGTTGGTTTGAAATGGGGCCATGTTATGGATATGGAGCTATTAAAGGACGAACCAGTAAAGGAGATATGAATCTGCCACAACTCAATCATCAGGCAGCTCAGATGGATGATTTTGCGCAGTGTATTCTTACCAATAAGCCCACTCGTACACCAGGCGAGGAAGGATTGAAAGATATGCGTGTAATTGAAGCTATTTACCGTTCCATAGAAACAGGAAAGGTTGTTCCATTAAGTTAA
- a CDS encoding Kelch repeat-containing protein produces the protein MKKDTRFFIGGSLLALLLVSFTFLQNDTKWKTLTPASEPEVRCENAFVRVDNQFYLFGGRKKESMYVYNPASNQWRKLASVPLEMHHFQAIAYKGEIYVLGAFTGDFPHETPIPNIYIYNPKKDQWRKGAEIPANRRRGAAGVTIYKNKIYLVNGITDGHWDGHVNWLDEYDPETGKWSILPDAPHVRDHVQAAVSGNQLFIAGGRRSTQKIGHVLDLTVPEVDIYDFTKKQWRTLPKEQNIPTQRAGCTSVTLGDQIIVIGGESPQKLAHNQTEAFDFKTQSWHALAPMQTGRHGTQALVYNQRIYIAAGSANQGGGPELSSIEVFE, from the coding sequence ATGAAAAAAGATACAAGATTTTTTATAGGTGGAAGCCTGTTGGCTCTCTTGTTGGTGAGCTTTACGTTTTTGCAGAACGATACAAAATGGAAAACGCTTACTCCTGCTAGTGAACCAGAAGTAAGATGTGAAAATGCCTTTGTGCGGGTGGATAATCAGTTTTACCTGTTTGGTGGACGAAAGAAGGAGTCGATGTATGTTTACAACCCAGCTTCCAATCAATGGCGTAAACTAGCTTCTGTACCTTTGGAAATGCACCATTTTCAGGCTATTGCCTATAAAGGTGAGATCTACGTATTAGGAGCTTTTACAGGCGACTTTCCTCATGAAACACCCATTCCCAATATTTATATTTATAATCCCAAAAAAGATCAGTGGCGTAAGGGGGCTGAAATTCCTGCCAATCGTCGCAGAGGAGCTGCTGGTGTGACTATCTATAAGAATAAGATTTATCTGGTGAATGGTATTACAGATGGTCATTGGGATGGACATGTAAACTGGCTTGATGAATATGACCCTGAAACAGGGAAATGGAGTATTTTACCAGATGCTCCGCATGTTCGTGATCATGTACAGGCTGCTGTATCTGGAAATCAGTTGTTTATTGCTGGAGGAAGACGTTCTACTCAAAAAATCGGGCATGTACTGGATCTGACTGTTCCGGAAGTAGATATCTATGATTTTACAAAGAAGCAATGGCGTACATTGCCAAAAGAGCAAAATATACCTACACAGAGAGCTGGTTGTACGTCTGTTACTTTAGGAGATCAGATTATTGTTATTGGAGGAGAGAGTCCACAGAAATTAGCTCATAATCAAACAGAAGCTTTTGATTTTAAGACTCAATCATGGCATGCTCTAGCGCCTATGCAAACGGGGCGTCATGGAACGCAGGCACTGGTATACAACCAGAGAATATACATAGCAGCAGGATCTGCCAATCAGGGAGGAGGTCCTGAATTAAGTTCTATTGAAGTGTTTGAATAA
- a CDS encoding PAS domain S-box protein: protein MAKRESSVKASESAGNKSAETSKRGRKKHDTSSEIVVGLDLSENTSFAEIEKMEALNKALIMQEGELRQSMEELSATQEEMQRILKDVEEKNAFITDLINATNDSIIAIDWNYNVVVCNQKIKDTYKPYGLTVDKGFPILQIFGDEQKEIYKGYYNRALAGESFEITEKFDLYGTLQYFVQTYSPLKDDSGAVIAIVIFAKEITETIQAKEQAETLLQDAQTHAEQLKAQEEELRQNMEEISATQEEMQRLLSDVQKKETEVRELINISSDSILTLDRHYTLVHFNSVLVETLQGFKVEKGFNIMQMFSPEEQIEKKKIYDRVFAGEVVESIDHLKTSGQDSYYSVKHAPLFDENKEVTSIAIYASDITALYKAKQDAETLAREAQEQTDALKAQEEELRQNMEEMAATQEEMLRKEQELVGQNSALNNAAIVSEVDLQGNIIFVNDEFCRVAKYTREELIGQKQSIVRHPDMPASLYEDLWRTISRGKVWKGEIKNKAKDGSAYWVDVTITPVLGSNGKPIKYIGVRFDITTQKEQRSEIDAMMNAIDSSYASAEYLKDGTVLNANSLFLETMGYDSLSELRGKHHRTLVDASYGQSAEYNEFWNNLSNGIAQSGDFKCISRKGKEVWIASTYTPVLDPTGKVVKLLQLATDVTAQKIRNADYKGQLEAVGKANAVIEFNMDGTIITANENFLKTVGYTLEEIKGRHHRIFIDSEYAASYEYKAFWEKLNRGEFDAATYKRISKDKKDVFIQASYNPIFDLNGKPFKIVKYATDVTNFTVGFQAATKFIEEIKKGNLDAEMELQGLTLDGDIAQVIATLRGLKQMLKELITEINRLVKSAGMEGQLRERLTITDVHGMWKELGDALNLLLTNVSAPVLEINRIVTAMSMGDLTQQFQMQAEGDLKDMGNAINIALKNMNKLFKTIEENAITISAASDQMMEKSEGMKSSILETASAISQMAGGAQEQAIRTDESSKLVEGILRASNEMGGKADTINKAAEKGQSSCQEGIKIIRTVVDNMGEISNSANVTANSIDILTSRSEEISSTLRVITDIAAQTNLLALNAAIEAARAGDAGRGFAVVADEIRKLAEDSRKSAIDIERVVKDVQKDTASASKAIDKMKDSVVGGTRATQDAQTVFESINMSSNDTLTLSKQVQEATKEQQTNIGVVVKNIEKIVVVAEETAAGTQEMASSSKALNNAMNDVSETGKNLSKIAEELKKSVSQFKLV, encoded by the coding sequence ATGGCAAAGCGCGAATCATCTGTGAAAGCTTCTGAATCTGCTGGCAATAAGTCTGCTGAAACATCAAAAAGAGGCAGAAAAAAACATGATACTTCATCAGAAATAGTTGTAGGATTAGATCTGAGCGAAAATACATCGTTTGCAGAAATTGAAAAGATGGAAGCCTTAAACAAAGCATTGATTATGCAGGAGGGTGAGTTACGTCAGAGTATGGAAGAGCTTTCTGCTACACAGGAAGAAATGCAGCGTATTCTGAAAGATGTTGAGGAAAAAAATGCCTTCATTACAGATTTAATTAATGCTACAAATGATTCTATTATTGCAATTGACTGGAATTACAATGTAGTTGTATGTAATCAAAAAATTAAAGATACCTATAAACCTTATGGGTTAACTGTTGATAAAGGATTTCCTATTCTGCAGATATTTGGAGATGAGCAGAAAGAAATATATAAAGGTTATTATAACCGTGCATTGGCAGGTGAGTCCTTTGAGATTACTGAAAAGTTTGATTTATATGGCACCCTGCAATATTTTGTTCAGACTTACAGCCCACTAAAAGATGATAGTGGAGCTGTAATTGCTATTGTCATTTTTGCCAAAGAAATAACTGAAACAATTCAGGCTAAGGAACAAGCTGAGACTTTGTTACAGGACGCACAAACACATGCAGAGCAGCTCAAAGCACAGGAGGAAGAATTACGCCAGAATATGGAGGAAATTTCTGCCACGCAGGAAGAAATGCAGCGCTTGTTAAGTGATGTACAAAAGAAGGAAACAGAAGTACGTGAACTGATCAACATCTCTAGTGATTCTATTCTCACATTAGACAGACATTATACACTTGTTCACTTTAACAGTGTTTTGGTAGAAACTCTACAAGGGTTTAAGGTTGAAAAAGGGTTTAACATCATGCAAATGTTTAGCCCCGAAGAGCAGATTGAGAAAAAGAAAATATATGATCGTGTGTTTGCAGGTGAGGTTGTTGAGTCTATCGATCATTTGAAAACTTCTGGTCAGGATAGTTACTACAGTGTAAAACATGCTCCTCTATTTGATGAAAATAAAGAAGTAACATCCATTGCTATCTATGCAAGTGATATAACTGCATTGTACAAAGCTAAACAGGATGCAGAAACCCTGGCAAGAGAAGCACAGGAACAGACTGATGCGCTTAAGGCACAGGAAGAGGAATTGCGCCAGAACATGGAAGAGATGGCTGCTACTCAGGAAGAAATGTTGCGAAAAGAGCAGGAGTTGGTAGGGCAAAACAGTGCTTTGAACAACGCTGCCATTGTTTCGGAAGTAGATCTGCAGGGAAATATTATTTTCGTTAACGATGAGTTTTGTCGTGTCGCCAAATACACAAGAGAGGAACTTATTGGTCAGAAACAGAGTATTGTTCGTCACCCGGATATGCCTGCTTCTTTGTATGAAGATTTATGGCGCACGATTTCAAGAGGGAAAGTATGGAAGGGCGAAATTAAAAACAAAGCCAAAGATGGTTCTGCGTATTGGGTAGATGTGACTATTACGCCAGTATTAGGTAGTAATGGAAAACCGATCAAATATATAGGGGTTCGTTTTGATATCACGACACAAAAAGAACAACGCAGTGAGATAGATGCCATGATGAATGCGATTGACTCTTCATACGCATCTGCAGAGTATCTGAAAGATGGTACTGTATTGAATGCAAACTCGTTGTTTTTAGAGACGATGGGATATGACTCGCTGAGTGAACTTAGGGGGAAGCATCATCGCACATTGGTAGATGCGTCTTATGGACAAAGTGCAGAGTATAACGAGTTCTGGAATAATCTTTCCAATGGCATAGCTCAGTCAGGAGATTTTAAATGTATATCACGTAAGGGTAAAGAAGTCTGGATTGCGTCTACCTATACACCTGTATTGGACCCTACTGGCAAAGTAGTAAAACTGCTACAACTGGCCACAGATGTGACTGCACAAAAGATAAGAAACGCAGATTATAAAGGCCAGTTAGAAGCTGTTGGTAAGGCCAATGCTGTAATTGAATTTAATATGGATGGTACTATCATTACTGCAAATGAAAACTTCCTGAAAACAGTAGGATACACATTGGAGGAAATTAAGGGAAGGCACCATCGTATATTTATAGATTCTGAATATGCTGCCAGTTATGAATATAAGGCTTTCTGGGAGAAGTTGAACCGTGGAGAGTTTGATGCCGCAACGTACAAACGTATTAGTAAGGACAAGAAAGATGTGTTTATACAGGCTAGCTATAACCCAATCTTTGATTTAAATGGAAAGCCATTTAAGATTGTAAAATATGCTACAGATGTAACCAATTTCACTGTAGGCTTCCAGGCTGCTACCAAGTTTATAGAAGAAATCAAAAAAGGCAATCTGGATGCAGAAATGGAGCTGCAGGGTCTAACGCTGGATGGAGATATTGCTCAGGTGATTGCTACCTTGAGAGGTTTGAAGCAGATGTTGAAAGAGCTGATTACTGAAATCAATCGTCTGGTAAAATCAGCAGGTATGGAAGGACAGCTTAGAGAAAGACTAACAATCACAGATGTACATGGGATGTGGAAAGAGCTGGGAGATGCATTGAATCTGTTATTGACAAATGTTTCTGCACCAGTACTGGAAATCAATCGTATTGTAACGGCAATGTCTATGGGAGATCTCACTCAGCAGTTCCAGATGCAGGCCGAAGGAGATTTGAAAGATATGGGTAATGCTATTAACATTGCCTTGAAAAATATGAACAAGCTCTTCAAAACTATTGAAGAAAATGCAATAACAATCTCGGCAGCTTCTGACCAGATGATGGAAAAATCAGAAGGTATGAAGAGCAGCATTCTGGAAACAGCTTCTGCTATATCGCAGATGGCAGGTGGTGCACAGGAACAGGCTATTCGCACTGACGAGTCATCTAAACTGGTAGAAGGTATCTTACGGGCATCCAATGAGATGGGTGGAAAAGCTGATACGATCAACAAAGCAGCTGAAAAAGGCCAGTCAAGTTGTCAGGAAGGTATAAAGATCATACGGACAGTAGTGGATAATATGGGTGAAATCTCAAATTCTGCTAATGTTACGGCCAACTCTATTGATATTCTGACTTCCCGTTCAGAAGAGATTTCAAGCACCTTACGGGTCATTACAGACATTGCCGCACAGACTAATCTGCTTGCATTGAATGCTGCTATTGAGGCTGCACGGGCAGGCGATGCCGGTCGTGGATTTGCTGTAGTGGCAGATGAAATCCGTAAGCTCGCAGAAGATTCCCGCAAATCAGCTATCGATATTGAAAGGGTTGTGAAAGATGTACAGAAAGATACTGCATCTGCTTCTAAGGCAATAGATAAGATGAAAGACAGTGTGGTCGGTGGAACCCGTGCTACTCAGGATGCACAAACTGTCTTTGAAAGTATCAACATGTCAAGTAACGACACTTTAACTTTATCAAAACAGGTACAAGAGGCTACAAAAGAGCAACAGACTAATATTGGTGTAGTTGTAAAAAATATTGAAAAGATTGTTGTGGTGGCCGAAGAAACTGCGGCTGGTACACAAGAGATGGCTAGCTCTTCAAAGGCATTGAATAATGCAATGAATGATGTATCTGAAACAGGTAAAAATCTTTCAAAGATTGCAGAGGAGCTGAAAAAGAGTGTGAGTCAGTTTAAACTGGTATAG
- a CDS encoding chemotaxis protein CheW: MEDIQTVHKQEGTNAVKSTFQIIVFRLEEEEYALSIDQIKEVVITPSIARIPLTQSYIKGVGNIRGNVLAIMDLADKFGISTEKNITSGTHKYTLVVASDEYKMGILVKDVPQTLRVTKDDIDESPAIVQSATLESNYIKGIIKSGNRIIVLIDIFKVISKEEQNLLARTTDKL; the protein is encoded by the coding sequence ATGGAAGATATCCAAACTGTTCATAAACAAGAAGGAACCAACGCAGTCAAAAGTACTTTTCAGATCATTGTGTTTCGATTGGAAGAGGAAGAGTATGCACTTTCCATTGATCAGATTAAAGAAGTAGTTATTACGCCATCCATTGCCCGCATTCCTCTGACTCAGAGTTATATTAAGGGAGTAGGCAATATTCGCGGCAATGTACTGGCTATTATGGATCTGGCAGACAAATTTGGAATTTCAACGGAAAAAAATATTACCAGTGGTACACATAAGTATACACTGGTAGTCGCCAGTGATGAATACAAAATGGGTATTCTGGTAAAGGATGTACCACAGACACTCAGAGTAACCAAGGATGACATTGACGAATCACCTGCTATTGTGCAGTCCGCCACTCTGGAAAGCAACTATATCAAAGGGATTATTAAGTCTGGTAACCGAATTATTGTCCTGATAGATATCTTCAAAGTTATCTCAAAAGAAGAACAGAATCTACTGGCACGTACTACAGATAAATTATAA
- a CDS encoding response regulator encodes MKKKVLVVDDSLYMRTLIKDALSEAGFEIVGMAATGEAAIDMAIELQPDIVTLDNILPDMLGIDILKVFKEEEMQSKVVMISAVGQQSVVAEGLSLGASDYIVKPFTAEQLVEAIRKIA; translated from the coding sequence ATGAAAAAGAAAGTACTTGTAGTTGATGATTCTTTATACATGAGAACACTTATCAAAGATGCTTTATCAGAGGCTGGATTTGAGATTGTAGGGATGGCTGCAACCGGAGAAGCTGCTATTGACATGGCTATTGAACTTCAGCCGGATATTGTAACACTGGATAACATTCTGCCAGATATGCTGGGAATCGATATTCTGAAAGTATTCAAGGAGGAAGAGATGCAGTCGAAGGTAGTAATGATTAGTGCTGTAGGTCAACAGTCTGTGGTAGCAGAAGGATTAAGCCTTGGTGCTTCTGATTATATTGTCAAGCCTTTTACTGCAGAACAACTGGTAGAAGCTATTCGTAAAATAGCCTGA
- the cheB gene encoding chemotaxis-specific protein-glutamate methyltransferase CheB: MQTSPIQVLIADDSSFMRLVLSDIVGSDKDLNVIATAGNGLEAYEKTRQLKPDVILMDLIMPEYDGLYAVSQIMRDCPTPIVVLSGAGYSNELTVFDAINAGAFDFIHKPDSTRNAKIRDLEHQLTARLKSAVTVNKQGLAKKNSRENGHAHTFYSRLEYEILTIGSSTGGTGAIEDILKKLPGNFPIPVVIAQHMPKDFLHSFSNRLNDILPLKVKVAEEKECIQPGIVYLMPGNTNTYLKRDILRNTVSVQFTDKKFLEYNDPSVDCLFASVADVYKERALAVILSGMGRDGTRGMERLFMENAHTIAQDEKTSVIFGMPKSAIEKGVITKVLPIYDMAGYIVSCLS, translated from the coding sequence ATGCAGACATCTCCTATACAGGTATTGATAGCAGATGACTCCAGCTTCATGCGATTGGTTTTATCTGACATCGTTGGTTCTGACAAGGATCTGAATGTGATCGCTACAGCCGGAAACGGACTTGAGGCATATGAAAAAACACGTCAGCTAAAGCCTGATGTGATCTTGATGGATCTGATTATGCCTGAATACGATGGTCTGTATGCTGTTTCCCAGATTATGCGCGATTGTCCTACACCTATTGTAGTTTTAAGTGGTGCAGGATATTCTAACGAATTAACTGTATTTGATGCAATAAATGCGGGTGCTTTTGATTTTATTCACAAACCTGACAGTACACGTAATGCTAAAATACGAGATCTGGAGCATCAACTTACTGCCCGGTTAAAAAGTGCAGTAACTGTAAATAAACAAGGTCTTGCAAAGAAAAACAGCAGGGAAAACGGACATGCACATACATTTTATTCTCGGCTGGAATATGAAATTCTGACTATCGGATCTTCTACAGGAGGAACAGGTGCCATTGAAGATATTTTGAAGAAGTTACCAGGGAATTTTCCAATACCTGTGGTTATTGCTCAACATATGCCCAAAGACTTTTTACATTCTTTCAGTAATCGACTGAACGACATACTTCCACTGAAAGTAAAAGTTGCAGAAGAAAAAGAATGTATACAACCAGGGATAGTGTATCTGATGCCAGGAAATACCAATACCTATTTAAAAAGAGATATTTTACGAAATACTGTATCTGTACAGTTTACGGATAAAAAGTTTCTGGAATACAATGATCCTTCTGTAGATTGTCTGTTTGCATCTGTAGCAGATGTATACAAAGAAAGAGCACTAGCAGTCATATTGTCAGGTATGGGTAGAGATGGAACCAGAGGGATGGAGCGACTATTTATGGAGAATGCTCATACAATTGCACAGGATGAAAAAACAAGTGTCATTTTTGGTATGCCTAAGTCTGCTATTGAAAAAGGTGTGATTACAAAGGTACTACCGATATATGATATGGCAGGATACATTGTAAGTTGTCTTTCCTGA
- a CDS encoding chemotaxis protein CheA, producing the protein MKGDDELKEIFLAEALENTEQLNKLFTDLEKDNSNKKAIDAIFRITHTLKANAAGMGFSDLATMAHTMEDVFNVIKSGNMVINADIFNDLFKANDVLCALIEQIKTPEKVVKFKGIKTKLEVLIRTSKEKPEEKISEEPVKINSQTDTPVSVSMQAEVSSVMSQIPVEDAVKEVEQTEHEETAIAFSDNIHVPIRKLDNLLDLIGELIIEKDRVIAMNGNSGRSRQNDYARLQRITSELQYSIMDVRLVQVNVLFNKFHRIVRDVAALENKKVDLSLEGTEIEIDRTILQIISDSLVHLVRNAVSHGIESTQGRLASGKSEAGKLKLAASSEREEIIITITDDGKGIHAETIAKKAIEKGIITREMALLMSEEEKIQLIFEPGFSSAETVTAVSGRGVGMDVVRKAIDSIGGVIGIDSVVGIGTTFTLRMPSSMAVKGALLFELRTGDFAVPLSYTKAVVAIQKKAIRSIGNNLFTTYLGKTISLVYLNDLFQLKDREELTKGGVMLESYHKTNDDEKIQVIIISFNNKEIGFVVDKLLQQKEIVEKPLKKPLENVKFISGATILGNGNVCLVVDVPSIIQSLFRNSKITSVKTQQVAV; encoded by the coding sequence ATGAAAGGAGACGACGAATTAAAAGAGATTTTTTTGGCGGAAGCTCTGGAAAATACTGAGCAGCTAAACAAGCTGTTTACGGATCTGGAAAAAGATAATTCGAATAAGAAGGCGATAGATGCGATTTTTCGGATTACCCATACACTGAAAGCCAATGCCGCAGGAATGGGATTTTCTGATCTTGCCACTATGGCTCATACTATGGAAGATGTTTTTAATGTGATTAAAAGCGGAAACATGGTAATTAATGCCGATATTTTTAATGACCTTTTTAAAGCCAATGATGTTTTGTGTGCTTTGATTGAGCAGATTAAAACGCCTGAGAAGGTTGTTAAATTTAAAGGCATTAAAACGAAACTGGAAGTGCTAATCCGGACTAGTAAAGAAAAGCCAGAAGAGAAAATTAGTGAGGAGCCAGTTAAAATAAATAGTCAAACTGATACGCCTGTCTCTGTTAGTATGCAGGCAGAAGTCAGTTCTGTTATGTCACAGATACCTGTAGAGGACGCAGTGAAAGAAGTTGAGCAAACAGAACACGAGGAAACTGCCATTGCATTTTCGGACAATATTCATGTTCCAATACGAAAACTGGATAATCTTCTGGATCTGATTGGAGAGTTAATTATTGAAAAGGATCGTGTAATTGCGATGAATGGGAATAGTGGACGATCCAGACAAAATGATTATGCTCGTTTGCAACGGATAACCTCTGAACTGCAATATTCTATCATGGATGTCCGGTTGGTACAGGTGAATGTATTGTTTAATAAATTTCATCGTATTGTCAGGGATGTTGCTGCTCTTGAAAATAAGAAAGTAGATCTGAGCCTGGAAGGGACAGAAATAGAAATAGATCGGACCATTCTGCAAATTATAAGTGACTCACTGGTACACCTGGTGCGTAATGCAGTTAGCCATGGTATTGAATCAACACAGGGGCGATTGGCAAGTGGAAAGTCGGAGGCTGGTAAACTGAAATTAGCGGCAAGTAGTGAAAGAGAAGAAATTATCATCACTATTACAGATGATGGAAAAGGGATACATGCAGAAACAATAGCAAAAAAGGCAATAGAGAAAGGTATTATCACACGTGAAATGGCCTTGCTCATGAGTGAAGAAGAGAAGATTCAGTTAATATTTGAACCTGGATTCTCCAGTGCCGAAACTGTTACCGCTGTGTCAGGTAGAGGAGTGGGTATGGATGTGGTTCGAAAGGCAATAGATTCTATTGGTGGTGTTATTGGGATTGATTCAGTTGTAGGTATAGGTACTACTTTTACATTGCGGATGCCATCTTCTATGGCTGTAAAAGGTGCTCTTTTGTTTGAACTTCGGACAGGCGATTTTGCTGTGCCTTTATCCTATACAAAAGCTGTAGTTGCTATTCAGAAGAAAGCAATTCGGTCTATAGGGAATAACTTGTTTACAACCTATCTGGGCAAGACCATATCACTGGTTTATCTGAATGATTTATTTCAGCTAAAAGATAGAGAAGAGCTGACGAAAGGAGGGGTAATGCTTGAATCATATCATAAGACAAATGATGACGAAAAAATTCAGGTGATTATCATCTCATTTAACAATAAAGAAATTGGGTTTGTTGTTGACAAGCTGTTGCAACAAAAAGAGATTGTGGAAAAGCCCCTCAAAAAACCCCTTGAGAATGTGAAGTTTATCAGCGGGGCCACTATTCTGGGAAATGGTAATGTCTGTCTGGTAGTAGATGTACCTTCTATTATTCAATCTCTTTTCCGAAATTCTAAAATAACTTCTGTTAAAACTCAACAGGTAGCGGTATGA